A genomic segment from Bosea sp. OAE506 encodes:
- a CDS encoding diguanylate cyclase, whose product MDGETPRYSLPRWRLTRWLADTGPDIPLEIRFALIASLFGTLPIFIAGVFNTVTVSLLVALRMPSWPFILWCAFDILCCTARLVVLLIARRRAARQQPTPTDLYILLGVAWAAGIGYGAFISLLSGDWVAATLVCLTATAMVGGICFRNFGAPRMVGLMIVLTLGPCTFATPFLDEPILLIGLLQLPVYIYSMSRAAFGLNAMLVSTMQAEREHAFQAKHDVLTGLPNRTGLKQALQASLLRYDGSRPLALIYVDLDGFKTVNDTHGHNSGDRVLRLVSDRLRRLVRPGDFVARIGGDEFIVVSEQIGGGPRKRFGDRLVREISQPYQLDGAVTATIGASVGIARAPEHGLDLESLMAAADAALYQAKSEGKARCIMAGTRPRASGFAPAPVAMAELRNAS is encoded by the coding sequence ATGGATGGGGAGACACCGCGATACAGCCTGCCGCGGTGGCGCCTGACGCGGTGGCTCGCCGATACCGGCCCCGATATCCCGCTCGAAATCCGGTTCGCGCTGATCGCCAGCCTGTTCGGGACCCTGCCGATCTTTATCGCGGGGGTCTTCAACACCGTCACGGTGTCTCTGCTCGTTGCCCTGCGGATGCCGAGCTGGCCCTTCATCCTGTGGTGCGCCTTCGACATCCTGTGCTGCACGGCCCGGCTCGTCGTGCTCCTGATCGCGCGCCGCCGCGCCGCCCGGCAGCAGCCGACGCCGACCGATCTCTACATCCTGCTCGGCGTCGCCTGGGCCGCCGGCATCGGCTATGGCGCCTTCATCAGCCTGCTGAGCGGTGACTGGGTCGCCGCGACCCTGGTCTGCCTGACCGCCACAGCCATGGTCGGCGGCATCTGCTTCCGCAATTTCGGCGCGCCGCGAATGGTCGGGCTGATGATCGTGCTGACGCTGGGACCCTGCACCTTCGCCACGCCCTTCCTGGACGAGCCGATCCTGCTGATCGGCCTGCTGCAGCTGCCCGTCTACATCTACAGCATGTCGCGGGCCGCCTTCGGCCTCAATGCGATGCTGGTCTCGACCATGCAGGCCGAGCGCGAGCACGCCTTCCAGGCGAAGCACGACGTGCTCACCGGCCTGCCGAACCGCACCGGGCTGAAGCAGGCCCTCCAGGCCAGCTTGCTGCGCTATGACGGATCGCGGCCGCTGGCGCTGATCTATGTCGATCTCGACGGCTTCAAGACGGTCAACGACACCCATGGCCACAACAGCGGCGACCGCGTGCTTCGGCTGGTGTCGGACCGGCTGCGACGGCTGGTGCGGCCGGGCGATTTCGTCGCCCGGATCGGCGGCGACGAGTTCATCGTGGTTTCCGAGCAGATCGGCGGCGGTCCGCGGAAGCGCTTCGGCGACAGGCTGGTGCGGGAGATCTCGCAGCCCTACCAGCTCGACGGTGCGGTCACCGCCACGATCGGCGCCTCGGTCGGTATCGCCCGCGCCCCGGAGCATGGGCTCGACCTCGAAAGCCTGATGGCGGCGGCCGACGCCGCGCTCTACCAGGCCAAGTCCGAGGGCAAGGCGCGCTGCATCATGGCCGGGACCCGGCCGCGGGCCTCGGGTTTCGCCCCCGCCCCGGTCGCGATGGCGGAGCTGCGCAACGCCTCCTAG
- a CDS encoding ABC transporter ATP-binding protein/permease translates to MTDLPRAAQRSRMRRFFALALPFWRGETKLRAWTLTFAVLVFVAAQLATAVGVNTWNRLFFDALEKRDATAAWQIAAWLPLLVGVSALTLSALVISRMLLQMRWREYLTQRLAGWWIADQRYYRLQFVAREQAAPEYRIAEDVRLSIEPLVEFAIGLISAFVTAATFAAILWHVAGSARFTLGGVAFEIPSYMALAAIGYAIVASLAAYVTGRPLVGRIAAKNETEAQFRAEMTRLRENAESIALIRGDSDERDSVGETYGRVVAAWLRVIRQQGVIALVLNTNGALFPIVPLLLIAPKYLAGDVTLGAVMQVVAAFSAVQAALIWFVDNFVRLAEWFASVTRVDELQEALEGLDIGTIMEGDTQIALEESDDGAIHLDRLSIAHSNGRAVITDASVVIGLGEKVLIVGESGTGKSTLIRALAGLWPWGSGSIAVPRGKSIAFVPQKPYLPMGDLRTVLLYPEADKPVSDEVLVAALRRCGLGYLARRLDDADKWDRILSGGERQRIAFARLVIRKPDIIIMDEATSALDEDSQNALLGLFEAELAHATLISVGHRPGLEDFHDRKITLEKRLAGAHLTSRRLGKSLWRLFRARNAANDEVG, encoded by the coding sequence ATGACCGATCTGCCGCGCGCCGCCCAACGGTCGCGCATGCGCCGCTTCTTTGCTCTCGCGCTGCCTTTCTGGCGCGGAGAGACCAAGCTGCGCGCCTGGACCCTGACCTTCGCCGTGCTCGTTTTCGTTGCGGCGCAGCTCGCCACCGCCGTCGGCGTCAACACCTGGAACCGCTTGTTCTTCGACGCGCTGGAGAAGCGGGACGCGACGGCGGCCTGGCAGATCGCGGCCTGGCTGCCCCTTCTGGTCGGCGTCTCGGCCCTGACCCTGTCGGCACTGGTGATCAGCCGGATGCTGCTGCAGATGCGCTGGCGCGAATACCTGACACAGCGTCTCGCCGGATGGTGGATCGCCGATCAGCGCTATTACCGGCTGCAATTCGTCGCACGCGAGCAGGCGGCGCCGGAATACCGCATCGCGGAGGATGTCCGGCTGTCGATCGAGCCGCTGGTCGAGTTCGCGATCGGCCTGATCAGCGCCTTCGTCACGGCCGCGACCTTCGCCGCCATCCTCTGGCATGTCGCCGGTTCCGCCCGCTTCACGCTGGGCGGGGTCGCGTTCGAGATCCCGAGCTATATGGCGCTGGCGGCGATCGGCTACGCCATCGTCGCCTCGCTCGCCGCCTATGTCACCGGCCGGCCGCTGGTCGGCCGTATCGCTGCCAAGAACGAGACCGAGGCGCAGTTCCGGGCCGAAATGACGCGGCTGCGCGAGAATGCCGAGAGCATCGCGCTGATCCGCGGCGATTCCGACGAGCGCGACTCGGTCGGGGAGACCTATGGCCGCGTCGTCGCCGCCTGGCTGCGTGTCATCCGCCAGCAGGGGGTCATTGCCCTGGTGCTCAACACCAACGGCGCCCTGTTTCCGATCGTGCCGCTGCTCCTGATCGCGCCGAAATATCTCGCAGGCGACGTGACGCTGGGCGCGGTGATGCAGGTCGTGGCCGCCTTCAGCGCGGTCCAGGCGGCGCTGATCTGGTTCGTCGACAACTTTGTCCGCCTGGCGGAATGGTTCGCGTCCGTTACCCGCGTCGACGAGTTGCAGGAGGCCCTGGAGGGCCTCGACATCGGCACGATCATGGAAGGCGACACGCAGATCGCGCTCGAGGAGAGCGATGACGGCGCCATCCATCTCGACAGGCTCTCCATCGCCCACAGCAATGGCCGGGCCGTCATCACCGACGCCTCGGTCGTGATCGGGCTGGGCGAGAAGGTGCTGATCGTCGGCGAGAGCGGCACGGGCAAGAGCACGCTGATCCGTGCGCTCGCCGGTCTTTGGCCGTGGGGCTCGGGGTCGATCGCGGTACCGCGCGGAAAGTCGATCGCCTTCGTCCCGCAGAAGCCCTATCTGCCGATGGGCGATCTGCGCACCGTTCTGCTCTATCCCGAGGCCGACAAGCCGGTTTCGGACGAGGTGCTGGTCGCGGCGCTGCGACGCTGCGGGCTGGGCTATCTCGCGCGGCGCCTCGACGACGCGGACAAATGGGACCGCATCCTGTCGGGCGGCGAACGCCAGCGCATCGCCTTCGCCCGGCTCGTCATCCGCAAGCCCGACATCATCATCATGGACGAGGCGACGTCGGCGCTCGACGAGGATAGCCAGAACGCCCTGCTCGGCTTGTTCGAGGCGGAGCTCGCCCATGCCACGCTGATCAGCGTCGGCCACCGGCCGGGCCTCGAGGACTTCCACGACCGCAAGATCACGCTGGAGAAGCGCCTCGCCGGTGCGCATCTGACCTCGCGCCGTCTCGGCAAGTCCTTGTGGCGCCTGTTCAGGGCCCGCAACGCCGCCAATGACGAGGTCGGTTGA
- a CDS encoding methyltransferase domain-containing protein, giving the protein MSLTSSRRPVQGASLAARLGRSRVAARLEDEMRVTAADLVDSVAQARLKVATVRYKVEDEVRSKTEKLRSRVSEARTKLEDEARFIKSWIDNPARTGSVTPSSPALARRMASFVDPSQPGPVIEIGPGTGPVTEALIERGISEERLILVEYSPEFCTLLRRRFPRATVIEGDAYALSKTLEGHLPEKAIAVVSSLPLFNQTPAKRSALAKDAFTLLVDGAPLIQFTYSVVSPVPRKGSGLKASVSDWVLRNIPPARVWVYRQPG; this is encoded by the coding sequence ATGTCGCTCACCTCCTCACGCCGCCCTGTCCAGGGAGCTTCGCTGGCCGCCCGTCTCGGGCGCTCCCGCGTGGCTGCGCGGCTCGAGGACGAGATGCGCGTCACTGCGGCGGATCTTGTCGACAGCGTCGCCCAGGCGAGGCTCAAGGTCGCCACCGTGCGCTACAAGGTCGAGGACGAGGTCCGCAGCAAGACCGAGAAGCTGCGCTCGCGCGTCAGCGAGGCGCGCACAAAGCTCGAGGACGAAGCCCGATTCATCAAGTCCTGGATCGACAATCCCGCCCGCACCGGCTCGGTGACGCCGTCCAGCCCCGCGCTCGCTCGGCGCATGGCCTCCTTCGTCGATCCCTCGCAACCCGGACCGGTGATCGAGATCGGCCCGGGCACTGGCCCCGTGACCGAGGCGCTGATCGAACGCGGGATCAGCGAAGAGCGGCTCATTCTCGTCGAATACAGCCCCGAGTTCTGCACGCTGCTGCGCCGGCGCTTCCCGCGCGCCACCGTGATCGAGGGCGACGCCTATGCGCTGTCCAAGACGCTCGAGGGCCATCTGCCGGAGAAGGCGATCGCCGTGGTCTCGAGCCTGCCGCTGTTCAACCAGACGCCGGCCAAGCGCAGCGCCCTGGCGAAGGACGCCTTCACGCTGCTCGTCGACGGGGCGCCGCTGATCCAGTTCACCTATTCGGTGGTGTCGCCCGTGCCGCGCAAGGGCTCGGGCCTGAAGGCCAGCGTCTCGGACTGGGTGCTGCGCAACATCCCGCCGGCCCGCGTCTGGGTCTATCGCCAGCCGGGCTGA
- a CDS encoding Crp/Fnr family transcriptional regulator, which yields MTDSAYPNGRNGVPCLSCPLRLKPAFKDKTDEEIRFIQSMKIEHRHLPAGADIIHPGQQDAELYTLFSGWAFRYQLLPDGRRQILNFLLPGDLVGLQASLLTAAQHGIEALTEVELCVFPRKRVWDLFVQMPAMAYEVAWLGSREESLIDQNLTSVGQRNAGERIAALVISLYRRAEALGLVTDGSFRFPLSQQQLADALGLSLVHTSKTWSRLRKAGLFATGEGRLTLLNPRLTSRMALLYEREMAPRPLI from the coding sequence ATGACGGACAGCGCCTATCCTAACGGTCGAAACGGCGTGCCCTGCCTGTCCTGTCCGCTGCGGCTGAAGCCGGCCTTCAAGGACAAGACCGACGAGGAAATCCGCTTCATCCAGTCGATGAAGATCGAGCATCGCCATCTGCCGGCGGGCGCCGACATCATCCACCCGGGACAGCAGGATGCGGAGCTCTACACGCTGTTTTCGGGCTGGGCCTTCCGCTACCAGCTCCTGCCCGACGGCCGGCGCCAGATCCTCAACTTCCTGCTGCCGGGCGATCTCGTCGGCCTGCAGGCCTCGCTCCTGACCGCGGCGCAGCACGGCATCGAGGCGCTGACGGAGGTCGAGCTCTGCGTCTTCCCGCGCAAGCGGGTGTGGGACCTGTTCGTCCAGATGCCGGCGATGGCCTATGAAGTCGCCTGGCTCGGGTCCCGCGAGGAGAGCCTGATCGACCAGAACCTGACCTCGGTCGGGCAGCGCAATGCGGGCGAGCGCATCGCCGCGCTGGTGATCTCGCTCTACCGCCGGGCGGAGGCGCTCGGTCTCGTGACGGATGGCAGCTTCCGCTTCCCGCTCTCGCAGCAGCAGCTCGCGGACGCGCTCGGGTTGTCGCTGGTCCACACCAGCAAGACCTGGTCGCGGCTGCGCAAGGCCGGCCTCTTCGCCACCGGCGAGGGGCGGCTGACCCTGCTGAACCCGCGCCTGACCTCGCGCATGGCGCTGCTTTACGAACGGGAGATGGCGCCGCGCCCGCTGATCTGA
- a CDS encoding transglutaminase family protein, translating to MYLRIRHSTTYRYGGPVQFGPHRLMLRPRDSFDLRVVDTALTISPRARLRWMHDAYGNSVAIANFDEPADTLDIVSELVVQRFGSALPRTQLEPSAAMTGVVYTEGERAVLQPYLDLAAEDPDNLLDQWLADFRARIGQGSGHLLRDLAHAIHAGLSYAVRYDEGTQHPADTLRQQAGSCRDYAWLFIELARRMGFAARFVTGYIHDRTPDATGLVSTVGLTHAWGEVFIPGDGWVEFDPTNDLVADRQLLRVAVARVPEDASPVSGSFTGLTGSFLGLGVGVTIETIERPA from the coding sequence ATGTACCTGCGCATTCGCCATTCCACGACCTATCGCTATGGCGGCCCGGTGCAGTTCGGGCCCCATCGGCTGATGCTGCGCCCGCGCGACAGCTTCGACCTGCGTGTGGTCGACACCGCGCTGACCATCTCGCCGCGGGCCCGGCTGCGCTGGATGCACGATGCCTATGGCAACTCGGTTGCCATCGCCAATTTCGACGAACCCGCCGATACGCTCGATATCGTCAGCGAGCTGGTGGTGCAGCGCTTCGGCTCCGCCCTGCCACGCACGCAGCTCGAGCCCTCGGCCGCCATGACCGGCGTGGTCTACACCGAGGGCGAGCGCGCCGTGCTCCAGCCCTATCTCGACCTCGCCGCCGAGGACCCCGACAATCTGCTCGATCAGTGGCTGGCGGATTTCCGTGCCCGGATCGGCCAGGGATCGGGCCATCTGTTGCGCGATCTCGCCCACGCCATCCATGCCGGGCTGAGCTACGCGGTGCGGTATGACGAGGGCACCCAGCATCCCGCCGACACGCTGCGCCAGCAGGCCGGCTCCTGCCGCGACTATGCCTGGCTGTTCATCGAGCTCGCGCGCCGCATGGGCTTCGCCGCCCGCTTCGTCACCGGCTACATCCACGACCGCACGCCCGATGCCACCGGGCTCGTCTCGACGGTGGGGCTGACCCATGCCTGGGGCGAGGTCTTCATTCCCGGCGACGGCTGGGTCGAGTTCGACCCGACCAACGATCTCGTCGCCGACCGGCAGCTGCTGCGGGTGGCGGTGGCACGCGTGCCGGAGGATGCCTCGCCCGTTTCGGGCAGCTTCACCGGGTTGACGGGCTCCTTCCTCGGTCTCGGCGTCGGCGTCACCATCGAAACCATCGAGCGCCCGGCCTGA